Proteins encoded by one window of Vanacampus margaritifer isolate UIUO_Vmar chromosome 17, RoL_Vmar_1.0, whole genome shotgun sequence:
- the ints8 gene encoding integrator complex subunit 8 isoform X1, with translation MAMLRTNYWRMSAEAADRVAAVTSSRPSTPLQTSWFEFLLDASLLEKHLQNSNPDPTGVQLVIQFLEQASKPSVNEQNQVQPPADNRRNRTLKLLALKVAAYMKWDLDALEKGLTIPVLNMLLNELLCVSKVPAGVKHVDLDLSTLPPTTAMAVLIYNRWAIRTIVLSSFPEKQTKPGPHQMNILSVVQQEKEMTDNILSVLKEQASDSISVLAGALRLKKDFYVHTMRTLDLLAADTAAANGETESSTAGLRISANELHCQVHYDLGAIFFQQGCTDQPAFEKARDHFRQTKELLKKLDSAVHVHLDEERLAGYWNACKALTGDCDSCDSQSTHYDQINGLLGARNYQAVVEAFIKDNISRILPKHFRRSVLREVLYKAQQGETGLDEVCHQLCACNAVSDALEGEVLGVRFQQLLMKPSKRLVDFILEVCTRSLEKDRSSEASRRNMATFMHTLCGSLEELPLVFVVSSHKLFTELLGEEERKLLSEQMRKRSAGVNLSAKPLPSFYDIPASASVSVGQLEQQLILSLDPRRIRQILNELHDMADRPFWRVNSKWEVPPDYINVILAIKDNLTKDLIYILMAKGLHCIAIRDFLHARQLFSSCLELVTEFSPRLRQVMLNELLLMEVRAHETAAADGSKERPPPDLVSRVRGYLEMRIRDLPLRQVVGEECVAFMLNWRENDYLTLQVPSSAVANNPYVKLGQLLASTCKELPGPKESRRTAKELWDAVVQICSVSVQQKRSNDGRVALIKHRDSSMGILHRSKFVTFVKKIREPLVLTTLISLFVRLHSIVRDDIVNEVTAEHLTIWPASLPNIQAVDVEAVAVTVKELVTYALTLNPNNQSWLITQADIYFATNQYSAALNLYLQAGGVSSDFFTKVVPPDVYTDQVLKRMIKCCSMMNCHTQVAVLCQFLREVDYMTAFKALQEQNSHDAMDSFYDYIWDVTILEYLTHIHHKRGETEKRQIAIKAIGQAELNTSNPEEVLQLAAQKRKKKFLQAMAKLYF, from the exons ATGGCGATGCTCAGAACCAATTAC TGGAGGATGAGCGCGGAAGCGGCCGACCGGGTCGCCGCTGTGACAAGCAGCCGGCCCAGCACGCCGCTCCAGACTTCCTGGTTCGAATTCCTCCTGGACGCATCTCTGCTGGAGAAACACCTGCAGAACTCCAACCCTG ACCCGACAGGGGTGCAGCTCGTCATCCAGTTCCTGGAGCAGGCGTCCAAGCCGTCTGTCAACGAGCAGAATCAAGTACAGCCTCCAGCCGACAACCGCAGGAACCGCACTTTGAAGCTGCTGGCACTCAAAGTGGCGGCGTACATGAAGTGGGATCTGGATGCACTGGAGAAAgg CTTGACCATCCCCGTGTTGAACATGCTGCTCAACGAGCTACTGTGCGTGAGCAAAGTGCCTGCCGGCGTTAAACACGTCGATTTGGATCTTTCCACGCTTCCGCCCACCACCGCCATGGCCGTCCTCATCTACAACCGCTG GGCCATCAGAACCATCGTGCTGAGCAGCTTTCCAGAGAAACAGACCAAGCCGGGACCGCACCAAATGAATAT TTTGAGTGTCGTGCAGCAGGAAAAAGAGATGACAGACAACATTCTCAGTGTG TTAAAAGAGCAGGCCAGCGACTCCATCAGCGTCCTGGCGGGGGCGCTGCGTCTGAAGAAGGACTTCTACGTGCACACCATGAGGACTCTGGACCTGCTGGCCGCCGACACGGCCGCAGCCAACGGCGAGACCGAGTCCTCCACGGCGGGCCTCCGGATCAGTGCCAACGAGCTGCACTGCCAG GTTCACTATGACTTGGGCGCCATTTTCTTCCAGCAAGGCTGCACGGACCAGCCGGCCTTTGAGAAAGCCAGAGACCACTTTAGGCAGACCAAGGAGCTCTTGAAGAAG CTGGACTCCGCGGTGCACGTCCACCTGGACGAGGAGCGCCTGGCCGGCTACTGGAACGCCTGCAAAGCTCTGACCGGCGACTGCGACTCGTGCGACTCTCAGAGCACACACTACGACCAAATCAACGGACTGCTCGGCGCCCGCAACTATCAG GCCGTGGTGGAAGCGTTCATCAAAGACAACATCAGCCGCATTTTGCCCAAGCACTTCAGACGCTCCGTTCTCAGGGAGGTCTTGTACAAGGCCCAGCAAGG GGAGACGGGCCTGGACGAGGTGTGCCACCAGCTGTGCGCGTGCAACGCCGTGAGCGACGCCCTGGAAGGGGAAGTGCTCGGCGTGCGCTTCCAGCAGCTGCTCATGAAGCCCAGCAAGCGCCTGGTGGACTTTATTTTAGAG GTGTGCACACGGTCCTTGGAGAAAGATCGTTCGTCAGAAGCATCCAGAAGGAACATGGCTACCTTCATGCA CACCCTCTGCGGAAGCCTGGAGGAGCTGCCGCTGGTCTTCGTGGTGTCCTCTCACAAGCTCTTCACCGAGCTCCTcggggaggaggagaggaagcTGCTGTCGGAGCAGATGAGGAAGCGCTCGGCCGGCGTCAACCTCAGCGCCAAACCGCTGCCGTCCTTCTACGACATCCCGG CGTCGGCCAGCGTGAGCGTCGGGCAGCTGGAGCAGCAGCTCATCCTCTCCTTGGACCCGCGAAGGATCAGGCAGATCCTCAACGAGCTCCATGACATGGCGGACAGACCCTTCTGGAGAGTCAATAGCAAG tgggaAGTTCCTCCCGATTACATCAACGTGATCCTGGCCATCAAAGACAACCTGACCAAAGATCTGATCTACATCCTCATGGCGAAAGGCCTCCACTGCATAGCCATTAGA GACTTCCTGCACGCGCGGCAGCTCTTCTCGTCTTGCCTGGAGCTGGTGACGGAGTTCTCGCCGCGGCTGCGTCAGGTGATGCTCAACGAGCTGCTGCTGATGGAGGTGCGAGCCCACGAGACGGCGGCGGCCGACGGCAGCAAGGAGAGGCCGCCCCCCGACCTCGTCAGCAGAGTGCGCGGATACCTGGAGATGAGGATACGCG aTCTTCCTCTGCGGCAGGTGGTTGGCGAGGAGTGCGTGGCTTTTATGTTGAATTGGCGGGAGAACGACTACTTGACGCTGCAGGTGCCTTCCTCGGCTGTCGCCAACAACCCTTACGTCAAG CTGGGCCAGCTGCTGGCGTCCACGTGCAAGGAGCTCCCCGGTCCCAAAGAGAGCCGGCGCACGGCCAAGGAGCTTTGGGACGCCGTGGTGCAAATCTGCAGCGTCTCCGTCCAGCAGAAGAGGAGCAACGACGGCCGCGTGGCGCTCATCAAGCACCGAGACTCTTCCATGGGCATCCTGCACAG GAGTAAATTTGTAACATTCGTCAAGAAGATCAGA GAGCCGCTGGTGCTGACCACGTTGATCTCGCTCTTCGTCAGGCTTCACAGCATCGTCAGG GACGACATCGTCAACGAAGTGACGGCCGAGCACCTCACCATCTGGCCGGCGTCTCTGCCAAA CATCCAGGCGGTGGACGTGGAGGCGGTTGCCGTGACGGTGAAGGAGCTGGTGACCTACGCCCTCACGCTGAACcccaacaaccaatcatggctcatcaCGCAGGCCGACATTTATTTTG CAACCAATCAGTACTCGGCCGCTCTCAACTTGTACCTCCAGGCCGGCGGCGTGTCGTCGGATTTCTTCACCAAAGTCGTACCGCCTGACGTCTACACAGACCAG GTTCTGAAAAGGATGATCAAGTGCTGCTCAATGATGAATTGCCACACGCAG GTGGCGGTCCTGTGTCAGTTCCTGAGAGAGGTGGACTACATGACGGCGTTCAAAGCACTCCAAGAACAGAACAG TCACGACGCCATGGACTCCTTCTACGACTACATCTGGGACGTCACCATCTTGGAATACCTCACGC ACATCCATCACAAGCGCGGTGAAacagaaaaaagacaaatagcG ATTAAAGCCATCGGCCAGGCCGAGCTGAACACGAGCAACCCCGAGGAGGTTCTGCAGCTGGCGGCGCAGAAGCGCAAGAAGAAGTTCCTGCAGGCGATGGCTAAGCTCTATTTctga
- the ints8 gene encoding integrator complex subunit 8 isoform X2, producing MSAEAADRVAAVTSSRPSTPLQTSWFEFLLDASLLEKHLQNSNPDPTGVQLVIQFLEQASKPSVNEQNQVQPPADNRRNRTLKLLALKVAAYMKWDLDALEKGLTIPVLNMLLNELLCVSKVPAGVKHVDLDLSTLPPTTAMAVLIYNRWAIRTIVLSSFPEKQTKPGPHQMNILSVVQQEKEMTDNILSVLKEQASDSISVLAGALRLKKDFYVHTMRTLDLLAADTAAANGETESSTAGLRISANELHCQVHYDLGAIFFQQGCTDQPAFEKARDHFRQTKELLKKLDSAVHVHLDEERLAGYWNACKALTGDCDSCDSQSTHYDQINGLLGARNYQAVVEAFIKDNISRILPKHFRRSVLREVLYKAQQGETGLDEVCHQLCACNAVSDALEGEVLGVRFQQLLMKPSKRLVDFILEVCTRSLEKDRSSEASRRNMATFMHTLCGSLEELPLVFVVSSHKLFTELLGEEERKLLSEQMRKRSAGVNLSAKPLPSFYDIPASASVSVGQLEQQLILSLDPRRIRQILNELHDMADRPFWRVNSKWEVPPDYINVILAIKDNLTKDLIYILMAKGLHCIAIRDFLHARQLFSSCLELVTEFSPRLRQVMLNELLLMEVRAHETAAADGSKERPPPDLVSRVRGYLEMRIRDLPLRQVVGEECVAFMLNWRENDYLTLQVPSSAVANNPYVKLGQLLASTCKELPGPKESRRTAKELWDAVVQICSVSVQQKRSNDGRVALIKHRDSSMGILHRSKFVTFVKKIREPLVLTTLISLFVRLHSIVRDDIVNEVTAEHLTIWPASLPNIQAVDVEAVAVTVKELVTYALTLNPNNQSWLITQADIYFATNQYSAALNLYLQAGGVSSDFFTKVVPPDVYTDQVLKRMIKCCSMMNCHTQVAVLCQFLREVDYMTAFKALQEQNSHDAMDSFYDYIWDVTILEYLTHIHHKRGETEKRQIAIKAIGQAELNTSNPEEVLQLAAQKRKKKFLQAMAKLYF from the exons ATGAGCGCGGAAGCGGCCGACCGGGTCGCCGCTGTGACAAGCAGCCGGCCCAGCACGCCGCTCCAGACTTCCTGGTTCGAATTCCTCCTGGACGCATCTCTGCTGGAGAAACACCTGCAGAACTCCAACCCTG ACCCGACAGGGGTGCAGCTCGTCATCCAGTTCCTGGAGCAGGCGTCCAAGCCGTCTGTCAACGAGCAGAATCAAGTACAGCCTCCAGCCGACAACCGCAGGAACCGCACTTTGAAGCTGCTGGCACTCAAAGTGGCGGCGTACATGAAGTGGGATCTGGATGCACTGGAGAAAgg CTTGACCATCCCCGTGTTGAACATGCTGCTCAACGAGCTACTGTGCGTGAGCAAAGTGCCTGCCGGCGTTAAACACGTCGATTTGGATCTTTCCACGCTTCCGCCCACCACCGCCATGGCCGTCCTCATCTACAACCGCTG GGCCATCAGAACCATCGTGCTGAGCAGCTTTCCAGAGAAACAGACCAAGCCGGGACCGCACCAAATGAATAT TTTGAGTGTCGTGCAGCAGGAAAAAGAGATGACAGACAACATTCTCAGTGTG TTAAAAGAGCAGGCCAGCGACTCCATCAGCGTCCTGGCGGGGGCGCTGCGTCTGAAGAAGGACTTCTACGTGCACACCATGAGGACTCTGGACCTGCTGGCCGCCGACACGGCCGCAGCCAACGGCGAGACCGAGTCCTCCACGGCGGGCCTCCGGATCAGTGCCAACGAGCTGCACTGCCAG GTTCACTATGACTTGGGCGCCATTTTCTTCCAGCAAGGCTGCACGGACCAGCCGGCCTTTGAGAAAGCCAGAGACCACTTTAGGCAGACCAAGGAGCTCTTGAAGAAG CTGGACTCCGCGGTGCACGTCCACCTGGACGAGGAGCGCCTGGCCGGCTACTGGAACGCCTGCAAAGCTCTGACCGGCGACTGCGACTCGTGCGACTCTCAGAGCACACACTACGACCAAATCAACGGACTGCTCGGCGCCCGCAACTATCAG GCCGTGGTGGAAGCGTTCATCAAAGACAACATCAGCCGCATTTTGCCCAAGCACTTCAGACGCTCCGTTCTCAGGGAGGTCTTGTACAAGGCCCAGCAAGG GGAGACGGGCCTGGACGAGGTGTGCCACCAGCTGTGCGCGTGCAACGCCGTGAGCGACGCCCTGGAAGGGGAAGTGCTCGGCGTGCGCTTCCAGCAGCTGCTCATGAAGCCCAGCAAGCGCCTGGTGGACTTTATTTTAGAG GTGTGCACACGGTCCTTGGAGAAAGATCGTTCGTCAGAAGCATCCAGAAGGAACATGGCTACCTTCATGCA CACCCTCTGCGGAAGCCTGGAGGAGCTGCCGCTGGTCTTCGTGGTGTCCTCTCACAAGCTCTTCACCGAGCTCCTcggggaggaggagaggaagcTGCTGTCGGAGCAGATGAGGAAGCGCTCGGCCGGCGTCAACCTCAGCGCCAAACCGCTGCCGTCCTTCTACGACATCCCGG CGTCGGCCAGCGTGAGCGTCGGGCAGCTGGAGCAGCAGCTCATCCTCTCCTTGGACCCGCGAAGGATCAGGCAGATCCTCAACGAGCTCCATGACATGGCGGACAGACCCTTCTGGAGAGTCAATAGCAAG tgggaAGTTCCTCCCGATTACATCAACGTGATCCTGGCCATCAAAGACAACCTGACCAAAGATCTGATCTACATCCTCATGGCGAAAGGCCTCCACTGCATAGCCATTAGA GACTTCCTGCACGCGCGGCAGCTCTTCTCGTCTTGCCTGGAGCTGGTGACGGAGTTCTCGCCGCGGCTGCGTCAGGTGATGCTCAACGAGCTGCTGCTGATGGAGGTGCGAGCCCACGAGACGGCGGCGGCCGACGGCAGCAAGGAGAGGCCGCCCCCCGACCTCGTCAGCAGAGTGCGCGGATACCTGGAGATGAGGATACGCG aTCTTCCTCTGCGGCAGGTGGTTGGCGAGGAGTGCGTGGCTTTTATGTTGAATTGGCGGGAGAACGACTACTTGACGCTGCAGGTGCCTTCCTCGGCTGTCGCCAACAACCCTTACGTCAAG CTGGGCCAGCTGCTGGCGTCCACGTGCAAGGAGCTCCCCGGTCCCAAAGAGAGCCGGCGCACGGCCAAGGAGCTTTGGGACGCCGTGGTGCAAATCTGCAGCGTCTCCGTCCAGCAGAAGAGGAGCAACGACGGCCGCGTGGCGCTCATCAAGCACCGAGACTCTTCCATGGGCATCCTGCACAG GAGTAAATTTGTAACATTCGTCAAGAAGATCAGA GAGCCGCTGGTGCTGACCACGTTGATCTCGCTCTTCGTCAGGCTTCACAGCATCGTCAGG GACGACATCGTCAACGAAGTGACGGCCGAGCACCTCACCATCTGGCCGGCGTCTCTGCCAAA CATCCAGGCGGTGGACGTGGAGGCGGTTGCCGTGACGGTGAAGGAGCTGGTGACCTACGCCCTCACGCTGAACcccaacaaccaatcatggctcatcaCGCAGGCCGACATTTATTTTG CAACCAATCAGTACTCGGCCGCTCTCAACTTGTACCTCCAGGCCGGCGGCGTGTCGTCGGATTTCTTCACCAAAGTCGTACCGCCTGACGTCTACACAGACCAG GTTCTGAAAAGGATGATCAAGTGCTGCTCAATGATGAATTGCCACACGCAG GTGGCGGTCCTGTGTCAGTTCCTGAGAGAGGTGGACTACATGACGGCGTTCAAAGCACTCCAAGAACAGAACAG TCACGACGCCATGGACTCCTTCTACGACTACATCTGGGACGTCACCATCTTGGAATACCTCACGC ACATCCATCACAAGCGCGGTGAAacagaaaaaagacaaatagcG ATTAAAGCCATCGGCCAGGCCGAGCTGAACACGAGCAACCCCGAGGAGGTTCTGCAGCTGGCGGCGCAGAAGCGCAAGAAGAAGTTCCTGCAGGCGATGGCTAAGCTCTATTTctga